cagggatcctgcctctccctctgcctatgtctgtctgtctgtctgtctctctctctctcatgaataaagtcttaaaaaaagtctATAACACATATACAAAATAGCTGTTCATCAACTGTGTGTGTTATCTGTAAAGCTTCTGTTAATGGTAGGCTATTAGTAGCCAACTGTGTGTGTTATCTGTAAACCTTCTGTTAATGGTAGGCTATTAGTTAAATTTTTGGAGAGCTGTGTGGGGGTCAATGTCCCTACTCCCCATGTTGTCTGAGGGCCAGCTGTATATGTTGCACAACAGAGCCAATAGGAGGTGTCTGTTGATAACAAGACTTATGTAAAGAGCTGACTCATATGATTATGGAGGTCAGCAAAATCTTCAGAGCCATGGTCCCAATTTGAATCCAAAGGCCAAGAACTGCTGTAGAACCAGAACCAGAAATATGTTCCATATGTAGAGTGCTGGGCTGGAAGAGGTATATTTGTATACTggtcttgtatcctgcaactttgttgAGTCCCAGCTTATTAattctggaatttttttattttttaaattttttatggatTTCCCCAGGATGTCCTACatgtaagatcatgtcatctgaagagatagttttacttctttctttccagtctgGATGCCTGTAACcccattttttaatagtttctttatTAAAAGGAATTAGCCCTTTGTGGTTTATGTTGCAAGTATCTTGTCTCGGTTTGTCAGTTGTCATTACTTATGCATATGGCTTTTTATACTATGCAAAAATTACAAAAAGCTTTCACTACGTGAAAAAGACAGCTCTTTTAGTCTAATATATCAAGCTTTTTTCTTACCACCTTGCCTTATACTGCGGTTAAAGGGGAACTGCTGTCTCTCCCACTACTGCCTAGTCTCTGCTTTTACACTAGATCCTTAATCCATTTGGAGgtttttatgtatggtgttagatatgcacattttatttaaaaaaatggctgtCCAGCTCTCCTTGGACCATTTATTAAAAGATGATGCTGGCCCCAGTGATTTGAAATATCATCTCTGTCGTATACTAAATTTCCATAAGGCTTCTGGTCTATTTCTGTGCTTTCTGTGCTATTTAATGCTGTACTGTGTGTTCAAGTGGCAGTGCCAAGGTGTTCTAATACTAGAGGCTTGATAGTTTGTTTCAAGGTTTGGAAGGGCCagttcccggggggggggggctctcattttcagtgtttttctatTCTTGAATGCTTGCTTTCCAATAGGAACTTCGGTAAAATCGACGTTAAACTTACAAATTTTCTCCAAACTTCTAATTGTTTTACAGCTCATTCTCTATCTGTGAAATAATGAGCCCTCTCACCTTTGTGTCACTGATGTAAACTGAGTTTAAGAGCCTTTCTCCACATGGAGTTACTCCTTGGAACTATGGTTTCCCCTCCTCCTGGTCCAGGTAAGCTCCGGCAAGCGCGGGAAGCCCGGAGCGTCCACCTCGGAGGCCCTGGAGGCACAGAGCTTGCACAGGAGGCGCACGCAGCCCGCCCTGCACGGCGAGCACACGGCGGGCCCCGAACTGGTCACAGGGCCGGGTGGCCTGCGTCCCGGGTTCTCTGCCGGTGAACAGGAAAGCTCTGTCGGTCCCTTGCTAATAAGCCAGCTCCGTCCTGCCCACGGAAGAGAAGAGTGGGGAAGCGTTTTTGCCAAAACCCCACATCATTTCCCCTTTGACCAGCAGGTCTGCGTCGGCCTGCCTCGGGCTCGCGCAGGCCCAGGCTACGGCTAcggccccggccccccaggcCCCGAGTCCGGACCGGCCACAGCCGCTCGGAGCGGGGCAGGCGGTCACTAGGTCCCTGCCCGGAAGGGGAGGGAACGCCCCTGGGCCCGCACCAGGCTGGAGCCTCCCTACCTCGCACCGCCCCGGGGCCTCCCCCGGACCCTCCCCCTGGAGCCCCGCCCCAGGGCCCTCCCCTACCTCGGAcccttgcccctgcccctggggcgccgcctccccggccctccccttGCCCGAGgccgccctccccccaccccgtctccctCCGACTCTCCCCCAGTCCCCGCCCCGACCGCGGACCCTCCCCCGACGCCCGCATCGCGGTCCCGCAGGAGgcgagccgggggcggggcggggcggccgcgaGCCGGAGGCGGGACGGACACGGGCGCCCGAGAGATGGCGGCGGTGGCGGCAGTGAGCAGCGCCAAGCGGAGCCTGAGGGCAGAGCTGAAGCAGCGTCTGCGGGCGATGAGCGCCGAGGAGCGGCTGCGCCAGTCCCGCCTCTTGGCCCAGAAGGTGCGACACCGAGGGGACCCCGCGCTCGGGGACGGCTGGCGACTCTAGGCTGGCAGACTGCGCAGGCGCAGCTCCCGGGCGCGCACGGCGTCCACGGGCGCGCGCACGTCCTTCcgggggcggccccgggggcgcGCACGTCCCCCCGTCGGGCTCCAGGGCGCGCGCACGTCCCTCCATCGGTGCCCCGGGGGCGCGCACGTCCCTCCATCGGTGCCCCGGGGGCGCGCACGTCCCTCCGTCGGGGGCCCGCGGCTAAGGAGGGCGAGGGTGGCGGGGAAGGCCAGCCGGCGGGGGGcgagcagggtgggggcaggaagctCCGGCCGGCTGAGCCGAGGCCCCCGTGAGTTCCCGGGAGCGTGTGGACGCGCTGCCAGAGTCCAGCGGCCTCGGGGACACGAGCCGAGAGCGCGGCCGGGAGGGTGGGACGcccgagggcggggcggggcggggcgagccgTCCGGCGGCTTCCCCCGGGCGCCGGGGCCCTGGGTGCGGAGCCTGCGGAGTTCGCTGGAGGCGCTTCAGGGAGCTGAGCCCGCAGAACCCCTTCCTCGCTTTTCCCTGCTCCGTCGTCCCCCCACTTCCCAAGCGCAGGGTCCCCAGGGGTCCCAGCGGCCCGGAGAGCCTCCGTCTCGCCCCACGCAGGGGTGCAGGGCTGCGGTGTGCATTTGCACCGAGTTCCTGGAGCAGCCGCCAGAGGCATGGCCGGGGGCCTCGGGGGTGTAGACGGTACCGGAGCCTGGCCCGGCCCGCAGGTGCTCGGATCCTGGCGGGTTCTCTCCCGCCCTGGGAGCGCCCGTCCCGGTCCACACTGGCTGTGTGCGGGTTGCAGGGACGAAACAGATTTGGCGGTTGCTCTGAAGTAGAGTCTGCAGGAGGAAATGGGCTTGAGAATAAGGAATCGCAGTGCCCAGGTGTACGATGAACACCAAAGCTCCAGAAACCTCCAGTGGAAGATGTTCGAGATGCAGTTTGTAGTCGAAGACGGGATTTGTCAGGTGGAGGCAGGATGGCGTGGGTGAGCCCCTGCAGCCGTGTCCTGGCGAGAGGTGGAAGGACACCGGTGAGCAGGCCCTTTGGAGCCACACAGATCTGCGTTTTAGCGGTGTATGGTGGTGGCCCGGGCTCCTAATCTTTCCCAGTGTCTGATTCCTTATCCATTAAAAGGATCACGTCATCCTTGTAGGCCTACTGTGAGGGTTTAAACACGTGTGTAGATGGATGCATTCAGTGCttcaccttgtttttttttgttttttttgtttttttacagattaaaaaaaaatttatttactcgtgagagagaaagagagaggctccctgcagggagccctatgcaggactcaggACCCCggggggatcatgacctgagtccaaggtagatgctcaaccactgagccacccaggtgcccctacagatttttttaaaagtaatctctacacacaaggtgcggcttgaattcacaaccgcgagatcaagagttgcatgcttcactgactgagccagtcaggcgcccctaCACGTGTTTTTGATATATCTTTTAGGAAAAGCATTTTGGAAAGTAGGAGTCGGTGCAGCGAAAATCAGCAAGACCTGCCAACTGGTTGGATAAAGCTCAGAGAACACAGGAGGGGAGTCCTGTGTGATTTCAGAATTCAGAGCTGGCGATTTAATGTCAATAGGCAGGAGGCCCATAGAAgtcagagcagaaaaaaaaaacaaacaggaaaaaaaaaaaaaaaaagagcagattttGGAATTGCCCAGGGAAAACCAAGATGAAGTCAGTTTGTCCACCTATAGAAGATTAGATTTCATAAATTCCAGGTCGGAATTATAGACAGAACCAGTGACAACACGTTGGCAACTCAGAGCTGGCGGCACATGAGAGAGAAAAGTTGAGAAACAGACCCATGACCCTCAGTAATAAGTACAATTTACCTCCTGCAAATACATCGAAGAAATGTTTCACAACCCGGTGTTTCACAATTCATACTTTATACAGTGAACTTTGAATGTGATTTAATCTGTTCTTATTTCGAATTCTGCATTTGTCACCTACCTCTATATTTTTCAAGGAGTTTCTgattgcctttatttttcctttttggcagAACAAGACTTTATCTTCTCAGTAGATTCTTCTTCATTTTGTCTATTAAAATAAACCCGTTTTCTTCTTGAGAGCACTCTAgcccccctttccctctgccccagcccggGGCACAACCACTGCCTGGGTTCCCTCCCACCCTGCTTCTAAGCTGGGGCTGCTGCTCAAAcccagtgtctttttttttttttttttaaagattttatttatttattcatgatagtcacagagagagagagagagagagagaggcagagacataggcagagggagaagcaggctcctcgcagggagcccgatgcgggattcaatcccgggtctccaggatcgcgccctgggccaaaggcaggtgccaaaccgctgcaccacccagggatcccaaacccaGTGTCTTCTAggttagatttctttctttccatctttaatTAGAGTATTTTCTCAAGTAattatttttgtgggttttttaaaattattattattattttttagaaatgtctATAGGGGAAAACTTTTTAAGACTATATACCTTAGAAAATATCTTTACCCTCATATTTGATTGATAGTTTgaattttaagtttcaaaatatttttccttgttcTGCTCAGCACCCATAACCACCATTCAGGTTGAAGACTgctatttttatctgttttatatttggttatttcttttttctttgtccctttctgcttttcctgGAAGTCAACTAGGGAAAATCCTGTATTGCCTTTCTGTATTtcgtaagattttttttttttttttacttcctccatttctttgtttatttctcctattttaagactttttcctgaatttttaaattttggtattcttaattttaattttcaagtgtTACTTCTTAGTTCTCTGATTGCTTTCTTTCCATAGCAGTCTGTTGTTATTTTATTGATGCAACTATCTTCTTGAACTTGTCtgagaaaaataatgagaatttcAAAATTCCCTGTTCTCTGAATTATCTCCATTACCTCCTGGATCATCTCTCTCACCCCTTTAGTCCTTCTCTTTTATGTTTTGGCTTTCTGAAATGTTTGCTGAAACTTTATTGTGGGGACTGTTTGTGAATGTAGGTGTGACAGCTCCTGGGGATCTCCTTGCCCTTTGCAGGCACATTGGGAGGAATGGGCTACAGCCACGTCTGCCGAGGGCTGCCTGTGCTGCAGTTTGTCTGGAAGTACAGCCCTGTCTTCTCTCCGTCTCGCAGAAATTCTTCAAGTCTCTCGTTCCCAGCGCTctaatggttttccttttttgtgcttCATTACTGTCCCATAAATGAGATTTTAGGAAGCCAGAAAGATAAATGTGTGCGCACAGCCTTACGCTGAATTTTAACCGATGTCTGTTGCTGTTTGTTCAGCTCTGGttgttttatattctctttaaagAGAACACGGCAGATCCTTTACTTTCTCAGCAGATACTTGGGTGCCAGAAGCTCCTGGTCTGCCCAGGATTTGAGTGTcgcatttttctttgttttgcattATGTCAGGCCTCCTACCAGTGTTCTGAGTTCCCAGGGAGATGGAGTTAACCTCCTTGGCACCTGTCCTGCATCCTCTATCCACTGAATTTCTATGCGCTCCTTCCTGTGAGGGATACCTTGACTTTCTGTACCTGTTTCTTTCTGCTAGTCCTGGTTATGAGCCAGTTGCAGCATCTTTGTCTTTTTAGCtcagaagaacagaaaaggaaggggagACGACAGATGAGGGTGGCTGGGGTGGGCAGCAGctggggggcaggcctggggttCTCATGGGTTTTCCCACCTGCTGGAGCAGGTATGTGAGACCAAGATGGCAGGGGGTCAAGGAGGTAGATGCCGAGTTTGGAACAAAGCCCTGGCTTCAGGATGCAGCCCTGCCTGGCCCCCTGGCACTCTGCTGTCTGTTGTTTTGTGTTTGAATCATTCAAGAAGCCCCAGCAGGCTGAGAGACCAGGGAGAAAGTGTGACAACAGTGAAGGGGGGGAGCCACTGGTGTTTAAGAGCATAACCTGGGGGCAGCCACGTGACTGCCGTCATTTCCCATGCAGGTGATTGCCCATAGTCAGTATCAAAAGTCCAAGAGGATCTCCATCTTTCTGAGCATGCACGATGAGATCGAGACAGAAGAGATCATAAGGGACATCTTCCAGCAAGGCAAGACCTGCTTTATCCCACGCTACCAGTTCAGGAGCAATCACATGGACATGGTGAAGCTGGCGTCACCCGAGGAAATCTCCTCACTTCCTAAAACGTCCTGGAACATCCACCAGCCTGGAGAGGATGAGGTTCGGGAGGAAGCTTTGTCCACAGGTGAGCGCTGATGGTGTTAGAACTGATCCCCTTGGGTGCCA
The Canis lupus baileyi chromosome 2, mCanLup2.hap1, whole genome shotgun sequence genome window above contains:
- the MTHFS gene encoding 5-formyltetrahydrofolate cyclo-ligase isoform X1, with the translated sequence MAAVAAVSSAKRSLRAELKQRLRAMSAEERLRQSRLLAQKVIAHSQYQKSKRISIFLSMHDEIETEEIIRDIFQQGKTCFIPRYQFRSNHMDMVKLASPEEISSLPKTSWNIHQPGEDEVREEALSTGGLDLIFMPGLGFDKHGNRLGRGRGYYDAYLRRCLQQQDVPPYTMALAFREQICPQVPVDENDMKVDEVLYEESST
- the MTHFS gene encoding 5-formyltetrahydrofolate cyclo-ligase isoform X2, which translates into the protein MAWVSPCSRVLARGGRTPVIAHSQYQKSKRISIFLSMHDEIETEEIIRDIFQQGKTCFIPRYQFRSNHMDMVKLASPEEISSLPKTSWNIHQPGEDEVREEALSTGGLDLIFMPGLGFDKHGNRLGRGRGYYDAYLRRCLQQQDVPPYTMALAFREQICPQVPVDENDMKVDEVLYEESST